TCCTATCGAGGAAAACCTGGCTTTGTTCCAGAAAATGACTGACGGAGAGATAGAAGACGGAGCCATGGTGTTGCGTGCCAAAATAGATATGGCCAATCCGAATATGCACTTCCGCGATCCGATTATCTATCGCGTATTGAGGACTGCACATCACCATCGCACGGGCGACAAATGGAAAGTATATCCGATGTACGACTTTGCACACGGACAGAGCGACTTCTTCGAAGGCGTTACGCATTCACTTTGTACCCTGGAATTTGTGGTACACCGCCCGTTATACGACCTGTTCATCGACTGGCTGAAAGAAGGTAAAGACCTGGACGACAACCGTCCCCGTCAGACCGAGTTCAACAAGTTGAATCTGAGCTATACATTAATGAGTAAACGTAACCTGCTTACGCTGGTAAAAGAAAAGCTGGTAGACGGTTGGGACGATCCCCGTATGCCGACTATCTGTGCATTCCGTCGTCGTGGTTATTCCCCCGAATCTATCCGCAAATTCGTCGATAAGATCGGATATACCACCTACGATGCCCTGAATGAATTTGCCTTGCTGGAAAGCGCCGTTCGTGAAGACCTGAACGCCCGTGCCACACGTGTATCCGCTGTGCTCGATCCGGTGAAGCTGATTGTTACCAACTATCCGGAAGGACAGGTGGAAGAGATGGAAGCCATCAACAATCCGGAAGATCCGGAAGCAGGCAGCCATATCATTGAATTTAGCCGCGAACTGTGGATGGAAAGAGACGACTTCATGGAAGATGCTCCGAAGAAATTCTTCCGTATGACTCCCGGACAGGAAGTGCGCCTGAAGAATGCCTACATCGTAAAATGTACAGGCTGCAAGAAAAACGAAGCAGGTGAAGTAGTAGAAGTTTATTGCGAATACGACCCGAACACCAAGAGCGGCATGCCAGACAGCAACCGTAAGGTGAAAGGTACTCTTCACTGGTTGAGCTGTGCACACAGCCTGCCGGCAGAAGTCCGTCTGTACGACCGTCTGTGGAAAGTCGAAAATCCGCGCGATGAACTGGCTGCTATCCGCGAAGTAAAAGATTGCTCCGTACTGGATGCCATGAAGGAAATCATCAATCCGGACTCTCTGAACATATTGACAAACTGCTACGTTGAAAAATATCTGGCAAATGCCAAACCATTAGATTATTTACAATTCCAGCGTATCGGTTATTTTAATGTAGACAAAGACTCTACGCCGGAAAAGCTCGTCTTCAACCGTACCGTATCTCTAAAAGATACCTGGAGCAAAGTGAAAGACAAGGCTTAACAATGTGCCAATTAAATTATTCCCTATGAAAAAAGATGATATCTCACGCTTGTTACAACGTTATCTGTCTGCCCGCGAAATGGGAAAAGAACCCTATTTCGATGCAGATGAAATTGATGAACTGTTGGGCAGCTTTGAAGAATCGGACAATTATGAATACTTCGATGAAGTTTTAACCTTAGGGTTAAAGCTTCATCCCGGTAATACGGATTTACAGATCAGACAGTGCAAGCTTTATGTCTATAATGAAGATTATGAAAGTGCACTGGTTTTGATCGACTCCATTGCCGAAACAGATAACCAGGACCTCGACTTATTACGGTTGGAATGTTACTGCATGCTCGACCAGTACGACAAGCTCATTGAATACACGGAAAGACTGATCGAAGAAAAATGCGATTATCTAGAAACCGTATTCGAATGTACCGCTCCCCTTTTAAGTGATATGGAAATGAACGATGAAGCACGAGATTTCATACGCCGCGGCATTGTTTTATTCCCCGACAATCTAGTCTTAAAGGATGAGTTATGCTACAACATGGAACTGGAAGGAGACATCGACGGAGCGATCGACCTGTGCAACGAACTGATCGATAAGGACCCCTACTCTCACGAATACTGGTTCACACTCGGACGATTGTACTCCATCAAATCGGAATTTGACAAAGCGATTGAAGCATTCGACTTTGCGCTGACTTGTGACGATTCGGATCCGGAACTGAAAATACTGAAAGCTTACTGCCTCTACATGAATGAGAATTATGAAAAAGCACTCGAAGTATATCAGGATATCGATGCCACCTCCGAAATGGCAGAGCGCATCAAACCTCTGATGGCAGAATGTTATATCAAGCTGGAAGATTTCGAAGGAGCATATAACCTACTGAAAGACATTATCGGTAAAAAAGCGACTGCCAATGAACCGGCAGCCTACATCAATTTCATCCGGTGTTGTGCAGAGACGGAACGCGACCGGGAAGCATCGAAAACGCTCAACAAAGCGGTCGAACTATTTCCCAACAATGTCCGGATACTCTCTTTACTGGCTCTGACTTACGTGGAAAACGGCAAAGACAAGCAGGCTATAGAGACAACCGAACGTCTGTTCGATATCCTGGATAAAGGGGAAAACTATCTGCCCGAAGATTATGAAAGTCTTTTCCATGCAGGTCAATACCTGTATATGAAAGGTGACATCGATAAAGCACTCAAATACTATAAAAAAGTATATGCCGTCAATCCGGACCTGCCTTACATGCACCTTCATATGGCTATGGCTTACCTGGCAAAAGGCGACATGAAGCATTTCGGCGAACACTTCAGTCAGACCTCTCCGAAAGAACTGGTGAAATACCTGGAAGACTCCGGTATCGATTTCAGTGACGTCGAGCAGCAACTGCTGGGAAAACATATCCCGCCGGAAGATCTGACGAAGGAATTCCTCAATAACAAAGACAATAACAACTAATGGACAGAAATCTAAAAGACTACGGTCTCCTACTTTTGAAAGGCATGGGAATGGGCGCAGCCGATGTCGTGCCCGGCGTATCAGGCGGTACGATTGCCTTTATTGTTGGTATTTATGAAGAACTGATCGATTCGATCAAGAGTATTAACGGAGCAAGCCTGAAGTTACTCTTCACCGGTAAGATCGCCTCATTCTGGAAAGCTATAAATGCCAATTTCCTGCTGGCTATCGTTGCCGGCATCGGTATCAGTATCTTTTCGCTGGCAAAGATCATCACCTGGTTACTGGTTACACACCCGATCCTCGTGTGGGCTTTCTTCTTCGGACTGGTACTAGCTTCCACCTGGTTTGTTTCGAAAGATATCAAGCAATGGAACTGGAAAACAATACTGAGCTTTATTATCGGAGCCGTCATCGCTTACTATATAACAGTGGCTACTCCGGCAGAAACTCCGACTAATCTATTCTTTATATTCCTTTGCGGAGCCATAGCCATCTGTGCCATGATCCTGCCCGGCATTTCCGGCAGTTTCATCCTGGTATTACTGGGTAAATACTTCTATATTATGGAAGCGGTAAAGACTTTCAATATACCGGTCATGCTCGTATTTATCTGTGGGGCAGCCATAGGTATTACCTCTTTCTCGCGTGTATTGTCTTTCGCCCTGCGCAGATTTCATGATACGACCATCTCTGTACTGGCAGGTTTTATGCTGGGTTCGCTAAACAAAGTATGGCCGTGGAAAGAGACGATTGAAACCTACACCGACAGCCACGGAGTGATCAAACCCCTGGTTGAAGCGAATATCCTGCCCAACCAACTGGTATGGGAAGCCGTAGGATTAATGATTTTGGGATTCGCCATCGTATATTTCCTTGAAAAGCTATCTATGAAAGGAGCTAAGGCTTAAAAAATAATCTCTTCCCTATGCTCACGCACGAGGAAGAGCTTGTTCTCTCGCCAAAGAGAACCTCATCAATTATGTTAACCTTATTCAAGGTCATGGAAGGGAGCAGTTCGCCAGAGTTGCTCCCTTCATGTTGAAAACACACATATTCTTAGTATTGTTTATCTTTTTACCTTCTTTATTAGCAAATAGCATGCCAAAAATGTATCTATCTGATAATTAAGCCCATTAAATAAACCGGGCATGTCCGATTATGGACATCTGCCCGGTTTTACTTACTGTATCCGGCATCGCCGCTTATAATGCAAACAGCGTGCCAAAACATACAAACAACTATCTATCAAGCTTATAAATATTATTCACTAATTCCATTCTGTCCAATTATTAGACACTGATGTATAAAATTTAGACAGTATTACCTTACATCATAGCGTGTAAAGAAATAAAAACAAGCCATGAACAGAACAGCGATCGTGATTATCATAGCGACCAGGTAACCGCTGATAAATTCGAAGCGCTGGCCGAAGGAGGCGATCTGTTCCTGATACTGCGGAATCTGGTCGACGGCTACAGCCTTTTTACTGGTAGAATATTCTTCATACGGATTATACCAGTGAGGACTGCCGGAGTCTTTGGCATCTATATCCTTAAACCATTGCAGGAACCGTTCCTGGAAAATATGCAGGTCATTCCAGTTCTTCTGGAAACGCAGGTAACCACCTCCGAGGAATGCCTCATTCATATAATCGAACTGGGCAATCGGTGAGAGCAAAGTGAAATTGCGGGTTTGTTCGAACTGGCGGAACTGTTGCAGATAATAAGCATCATTGAACATCTTATCATTATTCATCAGATTGGTCATATTCTTCGCACGAAGTTCATGCCTTGGGAAGAAAGCATCGCCACCGTTGGACGACCAACTGCCCGGAGGCGCATTGCGGTTAATATCATCACGCGCTTCCATACGTTTACGGTCTACCTCTTCCGATGCCGGAATACCGAATAACTTTTTCGCCCAAAACACAGACGTATTAGGAATAATCACCGCAGCAAACAACCAAAAGCAAAGAGATATAAGCAGGCTGATATTCGAGTAACGCGTTACAACCGACGATAGCAAGCCGAATACAGCAAAAGTTGTAATAAACAACAGACTGATCAGCACAAAACCGCCCGTCTCCATCAAAAAGCTCCCGTTCAGCTGCACCTGTCCCGAAACAGCCAGGATAAGCAGACTGATTATAATGCCGACCAACTCCATCATACCTACCACCGTGACGATGCTAAGCAGTTTACTGCACAGGAAAGTACGCCTCGGTACAGCATTCGAAAAGACCAGAGCAAGCGTCCTCTCTTCCTTCTCACCCGATATCGCATCAAAAGCAAAAAGCAGCGTGATAAAACTCAGGAACATAGAGACAATGAACGACCA
This is a stretch of genomic DNA from Parabacteroides chongii. It encodes these proteins:
- a CDS encoding tetratricopeptide repeat protein: MKKDDISRLLQRYLSAREMGKEPYFDADEIDELLGSFEESDNYEYFDEVLTLGLKLHPGNTDLQIRQCKLYVYNEDYESALVLIDSIAETDNQDLDLLRLECYCMLDQYDKLIEYTERLIEEKCDYLETVFECTAPLLSDMEMNDEARDFIRRGIVLFPDNLVLKDELCYNMELEGDIDGAIDLCNELIDKDPYSHEYWFTLGRLYSIKSEFDKAIEAFDFALTCDDSDPELKILKAYCLYMNENYEKALEVYQDIDATSEMAERIKPLMAECYIKLEDFEGAYNLLKDIIGKKATANEPAAYINFIRCCAETERDREASKTLNKAVELFPNNVRILSLLALTYVENGKDKQAIETTERLFDILDKGENYLPEDYESLFHAGQYLYMKGDIDKALKYYKKVYAVNPDLPYMHLHMAMAYLAKGDMKHFGEHFSQTSPKELVKYLEDSGIDFSDVEQQLLGKHIPPEDLTKEFLNNKDNNN
- a CDS encoding ABC transporter permease — protein: MFTTLYIRELQNYLYSLRFQVSFVIVVLVFSLGSISFVSSFKGMHDNYAKYNQAQQETLAKRAESLSKVATQRSSFVTSPRENSVIADCKESYLPNRIEYSAYNVFGYSVRHDSNNPLLSRGDSLSWSFIVSMFLSFITLLFAFDAISGEKEERTLALVFSNAVPRRTFLCSKLLSIVTVVGMMELVGIIISLLILAVSGQVQLNGSFLMETGGFVLISLLFITTFAVFGLLSSVVTRYSNISLLISLCFWLFAAVIIPNTSVFWAKKLFGIPASEEVDRKRMEARDDINRNAPPGSWSSNGGDAFFPRHELRAKNMTNLMNNDKMFNDAYYLQQFRQFEQTRNFTLLSPIAQFDYMNEAFLGGGYLRFQKNWNDLHIFQERFLQWFKDIDAKDSGSPHWYNPYEEYSTSKKAVAVDQIPQYQEQIASFGQRFEFISGYLVAMIITIAVLFMACFYFFTRYDVR
- a CDS encoding glutamine--tRNA ligase/YqeY domain fusion protein produces the protein MSDIKTNEEEGKKSLNFIEANVEKDLAEGKNGGRIQTRFPPEPNGYLHIGHAKAICLDFGIAERYNGVCNLRFDDTNPVKEDTEYVDAIKEDIEWLGFHWGNIYYASDYFQQLWDFAIRLIKEGKAYIDEQSSEVIAQQKGTPTQPGINSPYRDRPIEENLALFQKMTDGEIEDGAMVLRAKIDMANPNMHFRDPIIYRVLRTAHHHRTGDKWKVYPMYDFAHGQSDFFEGVTHSLCTLEFVVHRPLYDLFIDWLKEGKDLDDNRPRQTEFNKLNLSYTLMSKRNLLTLVKEKLVDGWDDPRMPTICAFRRRGYSPESIRKFVDKIGYTTYDALNEFALLESAVREDLNARATRVSAVLDPVKLIVTNYPEGQVEEMEAINNPEDPEAGSHIIEFSRELWMERDDFMEDAPKKFFRMTPGQEVRLKNAYIVKCTGCKKNEAGEVVEVYCEYDPNTKSGMPDSNRKVKGTLHWLSCAHSLPAEVRLYDRLWKVENPRDELAAIREVKDCSVLDAMKEIINPDSLNILTNCYVEKYLANAKPLDYLQFQRIGYFNVDKDSTPEKLVFNRTVSLKDTWSKVKDKA
- a CDS encoding DUF368 domain-containing protein, with the protein product MDRNLKDYGLLLLKGMGMGAADVVPGVSGGTIAFIVGIYEELIDSIKSINGASLKLLFTGKIASFWKAINANFLLAIVAGIGISIFSLAKIITWLLVTHPILVWAFFFGLVLASTWFVSKDIKQWNWKTILSFIIGAVIAYYITVATPAETPTNLFFIFLCGAIAICAMILPGISGSFILVLLGKYFYIMEAVKTFNIPVMLVFICGAAIGITSFSRVLSFALRRFHDTTISVLAGFMLGSLNKVWPWKETIETYTDSHGVIKPLVEANILPNQLVWEAVGLMILGFAIVYFLEKLSMKGAKA